A region of Frederiksenia canicola DNA encodes the following proteins:
- a CDS encoding YciI family protein, giving the protein MYYVIFAQDIPNTLEKRLAVREKHLERLKQLQAEDRLLTAGPNPAIDDENPGEAGFTGSTVIATFDSLEAAKQWASQDPYVEAGVYGEVIVKPFKKVF; this is encoded by the coding sequence ATGTACTATGTCATTTTTGCCCAAGATATTCCCAACACCCTTGAAAAACGTCTTGCTGTGCGTGAAAAACACCTTGAGCGTTTAAAACAGTTACAAGCAGAAGATCGTCTTCTTACCGCAGGTCCAAACCCAGCGATTGACGATGAAAACCCCGGTGAAGCGGGTTTTACTGGTTCAACGGTCATTGCAACATTCGACAGCCTTGAAGCGGCAAAACAGTGGGCAAGCCAAGACCCGTATGTTGAGGCAGGCGTTTATGGTGAGGTGATCGTCAAACCATTTAAGAAAGTGTTTTAA
- the yciA gene encoding acyl-CoA thioester hydrolase YciA, whose amino-acid sequence MENKVEPRSPSGSLILRTLAMPSDTNANGDIFGGWIMSQMDMGGAILAKELAHGRVVTVSVDSMAFLRPVSVGDVVCCYGKCTKVGRTSLQVKVEVWIKKVADGGKERFCVTEALFTFVAIDKNGRPRPIPRENNPELDAILAELQV is encoded by the coding sequence ATGGAAAATAAAGTAGAGCCACGCAGTCCGTCAGGCTCATTGATTTTACGCACTTTAGCAATGCCATCCGACACGAATGCCAATGGTGATATTTTCGGCGGTTGGATTATGTCGCAAATGGATATGGGCGGCGCAATTTTAGCCAAAGAACTTGCCCACGGACGTGTTGTTACCGTTTCGGTAGATAGCATGGCATTTTTACGCCCTGTTTCAGTGGGCGATGTCGTTTGCTGCTATGGTAAATGTACCAAAGTGGGACGCACTTCTTTACAAGTTAAAGTCGAAGTTTGGATTAAAAAAGTTGCCGATGGTGGCAAAGAGCGTTTCTGTGTAACCGAAGCGTTATTCACTTTTGTGGCGATTGACAAAAACGGACGCCCACGCCCAATTCCTCGTGAAAACAACCCCGAATTAGATGCTATTTTAGCGGAACTTCAAGTATAA
- a CDS encoding septation protein A: MKQLLEFMPLILFFIVYKTYGVQEAALVLVVATIVQFVALQVLYKRIEKSQWIVGVSVVFFGLLTAYFNDLAFLKWKVTIINAFFAVVLLVSQFVFHKPLIQMLLGKELKLPENVWTKLNLGWAIFFLICMAINIVISQFFSDDAWTNFKVFGLTGLSLAAVIATGFYLYPHLKQQEETNGK; the protein is encoded by the coding sequence ATGAAGCAATTACTTGAATTTATGCCACTTATTCTTTTTTTTATTGTTTACAAAACCTATGGGGTGCAAGAGGCTGCGCTAGTGTTAGTCGTGGCAACTATCGTCCAGTTCGTCGCGTTACAAGTGCTTTATAAACGCATTGAAAAATCGCAATGGATTGTGGGGGTATCCGTCGTTTTCTTCGGATTATTAACCGCTTATTTCAACGATCTTGCCTTTCTCAAATGGAAAGTCACCATCATCAATGCGTTTTTCGCTGTGGTGTTGCTCGTCAGCCAATTTGTATTCCACAAACCACTTATTCAAATGTTGCTCGGCAAAGAGCTGAAATTACCTGAAAACGTTTGGACAAAGCTCAATCTCGGCTGGGCGATTTTCTTTTTGATTTGTATGGCGATCAACATCGTCATCAGCCAATTCTTCTCTGATGATGCGTGGACAAACTTCAAAGTCTTCGGTTTAACCGGATTAAGCTTAGCTGCCGTCATCGCCACGGGATTTTATCTCTACCCACACTTGAAACAACAAGAGGAAACGAATGGAAAATAA
- the yfbV gene encoding terminus macrodomain insulation protein YfbV, whose protein sequence is MYNTLQAGQHYLNTFPNQKKLNLFLPDYRLIRLVKFSAKVMPAFACFAVIWQYFFSDPEQAITANSTLTALFALSIPFQGLYWLGRRAKSPLPLSLLEWYETLRQKLISEQHNIADQAVPSYQDFANLLQLAEKTWGDQYFDEL, encoded by the coding sequence ATGTACAACACGCTGCAAGCGGGACAACACTATCTCAATACCTTCCCTAATCAGAAAAAACTTAATCTGTTTTTGCCTGATTATCGCTTAATACGTTTAGTCAAGTTTTCCGCAAAAGTAATGCCTGCTTTTGCTTGTTTTGCTGTTATTTGGCAATACTTCTTTTCCGATCCAGAACAAGCGATCACGGCGAATTCGACACTCACCGCATTATTTGCACTTAGCATTCCATTTCAAGGACTTTATTGGCTAGGTAGACGGGCAAAATCACCGCTTCCGCTTTCATTATTAGAATGGTATGAAACTCTCCGCCAAAAATTGATTAGCGAACAGCATAATATCGCCGATCAAGCGGTGCCTTCCTATCAAGATTTTGCAAATTTATTGCAACTTGCCGAAAAAACGTGGGGCGATCAATATTTTGATGAGCTTTAA
- the ppx gene encoding exopolyphosphatase: MSSEFNTPREFAAIDLGSNSFHMIVARIVNGSIQVLSRLKRRVRLAEGLDENNLLSQEAIDRGIACLGLFAKRLKGFSPENVKVVGTYTLRRAVNNGEFLAQAEKVFPFPIQIITGQEEARLIYAGVSHTQAQKGQKFVVDIGGGSTEMSIGEGFTPIRAESRHMGCVSFAKRFFPNGELTRERFDSAYRTAMEKIEDLGWEYRKLGWKYVFGSSGTIKTVSKVLTANGYDGVITEARLQSLLENCLQFSNLKHIQLKGLLEERADVLVPGIAILLALFHTFHIQSMRYSDGALREGVMYGWEQRFQVGDIRQRTAEALAEQYDIDQQQAQRVKQTALRLFEQVHTWKNKRQIKELRSLLMWAALLHEVGISINHKGVHRHSAYIIANSDLPGFDPEQQHLLALLMRFHLNGFKKSELRGTTRFQHRDILTLLRLFRLSVLLNRSRQATALPTSLSLTTESTNWTLAFNDTFLSENPLILDDLKEEQKLLSPLGLSLVIAA; this comes from the coding sequence ATGTCATCTGAATTTAACACCCCCCGTGAATTTGCGGCGATCGATTTAGGATCGAACAGCTTTCATATGATTGTGGCTCGTATTGTGAATGGCTCCATTCAAGTACTTTCTCGCTTGAAAAGACGAGTTCGCCTAGCAGAAGGTTTAGATGAAAATAACCTGTTAAGCCAAGAAGCAATTGATCGTGGTATTGCATGTTTAGGTTTATTTGCCAAGCGATTAAAAGGGTTCTCACCTGAAAATGTCAAAGTTGTTGGCACTTACACCTTACGTAGAGCGGTCAATAATGGTGAATTTCTCGCACAAGCAGAAAAAGTGTTCCCATTTCCGATTCAAATTATTACTGGGCAAGAAGAAGCTCGTTTAATTTACGCCGGAGTGAGTCATACTCAGGCTCAAAAAGGGCAAAAATTTGTAGTGGATATTGGCGGCGGCTCCACTGAAATGTCGATTGGCGAAGGATTTACCCCGATTCGTGCAGAAAGCCGCCATATGGGCTGTGTTAGCTTTGCGAAACGCTTTTTCCCGAATGGTGAACTCACCCGTGAACGATTTGATTCCGCTTATCGTACCGCCATGGAAAAGATTGAAGATCTCGGTTGGGAATATCGCAAACTGGGGTGGAAATACGTATTTGGTTCATCAGGCACGATTAAAACCGTCAGCAAGGTGCTAACGGCTAACGGTTATGACGGTGTGATTACCGAAGCACGCTTACAATCTCTCTTAGAAAACTGTTTACAATTTAGCAATTTAAAGCATATTCAGTTAAAAGGTTTACTAGAAGAACGAGCAGATGTGTTGGTGCCGGGAATCGCCATTCTATTAGCGTTATTTCATACTTTTCATATTCAATCTATGCGATATTCTGACGGAGCATTGCGTGAAGGTGTGATGTACGGTTGGGAACAGCGTTTCCAAGTGGGGGATATTCGCCAACGTACGGCAGAAGCTCTTGCCGAACAATATGATATTGATCAACAGCAAGCACAACGAGTGAAGCAAACCGCATTACGTCTGTTTGAACAAGTGCATACGTGGAAAAATAAACGTCAAATCAAAGAGTTGCGTTCATTGTTAATGTGGGCGGCATTATTACATGAAGTGGGCATCAGTATTAACCATAAAGGGGTTCATCGCCATTCTGCGTATATCATTGCCAACAGCGATCTGCCGGGTTTTGACCCTGAACAGCAGCATTTACTCGCCTTGCTGATGAGATTCCATTTAAATGGATTTAAGAAGAGCGAACTACGAGGCACAACCCGTTTCCAACATCGTGATATTCTCACATTGCTACGACTATTTCGTTTGTCGGTGCTGTTAAACCGATCTCGTCAAGCAACGGCACTACCAACATCTCTTTCGCTCACAACCGAATCGACAAATTGGACATTGGCTTTTAACGATACGTTCTTAAGTGAAAATCCACTGATCTTAGACGATCTGAAAGAAGAACAAAAACTGCTGTCACCACTTGGCTTGTCTTTAGTGATTGCTGCGTAA
- a CDS encoding lytic murein transglycosylase, translating to MKKMAKILPLVVLMLASCAENTHYTAVPMDATYQKERSYHHFNDYVVFLKKKAAGAGVSDNTLNAHMGIQYVARAIELDQKQAARKRDPNLPPPPPNPHGVTNYLNKVLTQAKVNAAVERWWEYQPQLTKASQQYGVQKEYIMALWGMESSFGRYQGNFDVLSVLATLAFDGRREKLFTQEFVNAMKMLQNGTLTRGEMKGSWAGAMGQTQFMPTSYLKYAADGDNDGKKDIWTNQYDAFASIASYLSTVGWDDKLPWGVEVKLSQPIDLVFSGIDANKAKNLAQWQALGVYIAYPNGRETEKWHALHNAKLWLVRPDKEAGRAFLVSNNFRTILDWNKSNNFAVSIGKFADRILQGVQ from the coding sequence ATGAAAAAAATGGCAAAAATATTACCGCTTGTGGTACTGATGTTGGCTAGTTGTGCAGAGAATACTCACTATACGGCTGTACCAATGGATGCGACTTATCAGAAAGAGCGTTCATATCACCATTTTAATGATTATGTCGTTTTCCTGAAAAAGAAAGCGGCTGGGGCAGGTGTTTCCGATAATACGTTGAACGCACATATGGGAATTCAATATGTTGCACGAGCGATTGAACTGGACCAGAAACAAGCTGCTCGCAAACGTGATCCCAATTTACCGCCACCCCCACCGAATCCACATGGTGTTACAAACTATTTAAATAAAGTGCTTACGCAAGCCAAGGTGAATGCTGCGGTGGAACGCTGGTGGGAATATCAACCGCAATTAACTAAAGCCAGCCAGCAATATGGTGTACAGAAAGAGTACATAATGGCGTTATGGGGGATGGAAAGTAGTTTTGGACGTTACCAAGGTAATTTTGATGTCCTGTCAGTTCTTGCGACTCTCGCTTTCGACGGTCGTCGGGAAAAATTGTTCACACAAGAGTTTGTCAATGCAATGAAAATGCTGCAAAACGGTACTTTAACTCGCGGTGAGATGAAAGGATCCTGGGCAGGGGCAATGGGGCAAACGCAATTTATGCCAACGTCCTATCTAAAATATGCAGCAGATGGTGATAACGACGGTAAGAAAGATATTTGGACAAATCAATATGACGCTTTTGCCTCGATTGCGTCTTATCTTTCTACGGTGGGATGGGATGATAAACTGCCTTGGGGCGTGGAAGTCAAACTTTCGCAACCCATCGATTTAGTTTTCTCAGGCATTGACGCCAATAAAGCGAAAAATTTAGCACAATGGCAAGCCTTAGGTGTTTATATTGCTTATCCGAATGGTCGAGAAACAGAGAAATGGCATGCACTACACAATGCAAAACTCTGGCTGGTTCGCCCTGATAAAGAAGCAGGTAGAGCCTTTTTAGTGTCGAATAATTTCCGTACGATTTTAGATTGGAATAAATCCAATAATTTTGCCGTGAGTATTGGTAAATTTGCTGATCGCATTTTGCAAGGCGTGCAATAA
- the truB gene encoding tRNA pseudouridine(55) synthase TruB — MGRPRKKGRDIDGIFLLDKPQGMSSNDIMQKVKRLFNANKAGHTGALDPLATGMLPICLGEATKFSQFLLDADKRYLVTAKLGERTDTSDADGQVVQEREVNVGTTEILTALDNFRGDILQVPTMFSALKHNGKPLYEYARQGITVEREARPITIFELKFIAYQAPFLTLEVHCSKGTYIRTLVDDLGELLGCGAHVTMLRRLAVAQYPVERMMTFADLQNFAVNRPLAELDELLLPMDTAVANLPALPLDEQQTKAVGFGQRVKFDNPEKYHGLVRLFSNQKRFLGVAEIDPNNVIRPNRMVNYSNNK, encoded by the coding sequence ATGGGCAGACCACGCAAAAAAGGGCGAGATATTGATGGCATTTTTTTGTTAGATAAGCCGCAAGGCATGAGTTCTAACGATATTATGCAAAAAGTCAAACGCCTGTTTAATGCGAACAAAGCGGGGCATACGGGAGCGTTAGATCCGCTGGCGACGGGGATGTTGCCAATTTGCCTTGGTGAGGCGACGAAGTTTTCGCAGTTTTTGCTAGATGCCGACAAACGTTATTTAGTTACGGCAAAATTGGGTGAGCGAACAGATACCTCTGATGCTGACGGGCAAGTGGTGCAAGAGCGTGAAGTGAATGTAGGTACTACCGAGATTCTGACGGCGTTGGACAATTTTCGTGGTGATATTTTGCAAGTCCCTACCATGTTTTCCGCATTGAAACACAACGGTAAACCCTTATATGAATACGCTCGCCAAGGCATTACCGTTGAGCGTGAAGCCCGCCCAATTACCATTTTCGAACTGAAATTCATCGCTTATCAAGCCCCCTTTTTAACCCTTGAAGTGCATTGCTCAAAAGGCACTTACATTCGCACCTTGGTGGATGATTTAGGCGAGCTGCTCGGCTGTGGGGCTCATGTTACCATGCTTAGACGCTTAGCGGTGGCACAATATCCTGTTGAGAGAATGATGACGTTTGCCGATTTGCAAAATTTTGCCGTAAACCGACCGCTTGCAGAACTTGATGAGTTGCTGCTACCAATGGATACGGCCGTGGCAAATTTGCCTGCTTTACCGCTTGATGAACAACAAACTAAAGCGGTTGGTTTTGGGCAGCGGGTAAAATTTGATAATCCTGAAAAATATCACGGGCTAGTCAGACTTTTTTCTAATCAAAAACGCTTTTTAGGGGTAGCAGAAATTGACCCCAATAATGTGATTAGACCGAATCGAATGGTCAATTATTCGAATAATAAATAA
- the rbfA gene encoding 30S ribosome-binding factor RbfA has product MAREFSRADRVAQELQKEIAVILQREVKDPRIGMVTVSDVEISRDLAYAKVFVTFLFDSDPDAVKAGLQGLEKATPYIRSLLGKAMRLRIVPELKFMYDQSLVEGMRMSNLVTQTIRNDEARHVADSENE; this is encoded by the coding sequence ATGGCAAGAGAATTTAGCCGTGCCGACCGTGTGGCACAAGAGTTACAAAAAGAAATTGCGGTGATTTTACAGCGTGAAGTCAAAGATCCTCGTATTGGCATGGTGACGGTATCTGATGTGGAAATCAGCCGTGATTTAGCTTATGCAAAAGTGTTTGTCACTTTTTTGTTTGATAGCGATCCTGACGCAGTGAAAGCAGGGTTGCAAGGCTTAGAAAAAGCCACACCATACATTCGCTCACTGCTTGGTAAGGCGATGCGATTACGCATTGTGCCAGAGTTGAAATTTATGTATGACCAGTCGTTAGTGGAAGGGATGCGGATGTCGAATTTAGTGACCCAAACCATTCGCAATGATGAGGCCCGCCACGTTGCCGATAGCGAGAACGAATAA
- the infB gene encoding translation initiation factor IF-2, whose protein sequence is MSDNEIKTDAPKKLSLQRRTKTTVSSTTVGGKAKEVQVEVRKTRKVDTEAAKKAKEAALLKAQAEKEAAEKAAKEKAEAEAKAKAAEEAKAEEAKKAVHQPPVMPNKQPKTQPKAETKPAAKVEKVVDAEKEAKRKEEEALRRKQEELAREKAEMEAKRAAENARRLAEIAKEEASESNDDFDDDRFTSSYAREADRDNDRRSESRGRGKATGVAKAKKGDRDDKNERQSDRRNQKDVKGKGKHGKKGSALQQAFTKPAQVAKADVVIGETITVAELANKMAVKATEIIKTMMKMGEMVTINQVIDQDTAQLVAEEMGHKVILRKENELEESVMEDRDVNAEKVQRAPVVTIMGHVDHGKTSLLDYIRKAKVAAGEAGGITQHIGAYHVETDDGKMITFLDTPGHAAFTSMRARGAKATDIVVLVVAADDGVMPQTIEAIQHARAAGAPIVVAVNKIDKPEANPDRVEQELLQHEVISEKFGGDVQFVPVSAKKGMGIDDLLEAILLQSEVLELSAVKEGMASGVVIESYLDKGRGPVATILVQSGTLNKGDIVLCGFEYGRVRAMRDENGKEVNSAGPSIPVEVLGLSGVPAAGDEATVVRDEKKAREVALYRQGKFREVKLARQQKAKLENMFTNMAEGDVAELNVIVKADVQGSVEAICQSLAELSTAEVKVKVVGSGVGGITETDATLAAASNAIVLGFNVRADATARRVIESENIDLRYYSIIYELLNEIKAAMSGMLQPEFKQEIIGLAEVRDVFRHPKFGAIAGCMVTEGIVKRNNPIRVLRDNVVIFEGELESLRRFKDDVSEVRNGMECGIGVKNYNDVKVGDQIEVFEVVEVKRTI, encoded by the coding sequence ATGAGTGATAATGAAATTAAAACAGATGCCCCTAAGAAATTGAGCTTACAACGTCGTACCAAAACGACAGTGAGTAGCACAACTGTTGGCGGCAAAGCGAAAGAAGTCCAAGTAGAAGTTCGTAAAACTCGCAAGGTGGATACCGAAGCTGCGAAGAAAGCAAAAGAAGCGGCACTATTAAAAGCCCAAGCAGAAAAAGAAGCGGCTGAGAAAGCGGCAAAAGAAAAAGCAGAAGCGGAAGCCAAAGCTAAAGCGGCAGAAGAAGCGAAAGCAGAGGAAGCGAAAAAGGCGGTTCATCAACCACCGGTCATGCCAAATAAACAACCAAAAACGCAACCAAAAGCAGAAACGAAGCCAGCGGCTAAAGTCGAAAAAGTTGTGGATGCCGAAAAAGAAGCAAAACGTAAAGAAGAAGAAGCATTACGCCGCAAGCAAGAAGAACTCGCTCGTGAAAAAGCGGAAATGGAGGCAAAACGTGCGGCAGAGAATGCCCGCCGTTTAGCGGAAATTGCGAAAGAAGAAGCGAGTGAATCAAATGATGATTTTGATGATGATCGTTTTACTTCAAGCTATGCTCGCGAAGCGGATCGTGATAATGATCGCCGCAGTGAAAGTCGTGGTCGTGGTAAGGCAACAGGTGTAGCAAAAGCGAAAAAAGGTGATCGTGATGACAAAAATGAACGTCAATCCGATCGTCGTAACCAGAAAGATGTAAAAGGCAAAGGTAAACATGGTAAAAAAGGCAGTGCGTTACAACAAGCCTTTACTAAACCAGCTCAAGTAGCCAAAGCGGACGTCGTTATTGGCGAAACCATTACTGTTGCAGAATTAGCTAACAAAATGGCAGTGAAAGCAACCGAAATCATCAAAACGATGATGAAAATGGGCGAAATGGTTACCATCAACCAAGTAATTGACCAAGATACCGCACAACTTGTCGCAGAAGAAATGGGACATAAGGTGATTCTTCGTAAAGAAAATGAGTTAGAAGAATCGGTAATGGAAGATCGTGATGTCAATGCGGAAAAAGTACAACGTGCACCAGTTGTGACTATTATGGGTCACGTTGACCACGGTAAAACATCCTTACTTGACTACATTCGTAAAGCGAAAGTGGCAGCCGGCGAAGCGGGCGGTATTACTCAGCACATCGGTGCATACCACGTGGAAACGGATGACGGTAAGATGATTACTTTCTTAGATACCCCGGGACACGCCGCCTTTACCTCAATGCGTGCCCGTGGTGCGAAAGCAACTGACATCGTAGTACTTGTTGTTGCGGCTGATGACGGTGTGATGCCACAAACTATCGAAGCAATCCAGCACGCCCGTGCAGCAGGTGCTCCAATTGTGGTTGCCGTGAACAAAATTGATAAACCAGAAGCGAACCCAGATCGTGTAGAACAAGAGTTGTTACAACACGAAGTGATTTCCGAAAAATTCGGTGGTGATGTGCAATTTGTGCCAGTGTCAGCGAAAAAAGGCATGGGTATCGACGATTTATTAGAAGCTATCTTGCTCCAATCGGAAGTACTTGAACTTTCGGCAGTGAAAGAAGGCATGGCAAGCGGTGTGGTAATCGAGTCTTACTTGGATAAAGGTCGTGGCCCAGTGGCAACTATCCTTGTTCAGTCGGGCACACTCAACAAAGGTGACATCGTATTATGCGGTTTTGAATACGGCCGTGTGCGTGCAATGCGTGATGAAAACGGTAAAGAAGTGAATTCGGCAGGCCCGTCAATTCCAGTGGAAGTGCTTGGTCTTTCAGGCGTGCCAGCAGCAGGTGATGAAGCAACCGTTGTGCGTGATGAGAAAAAAGCGCGTGAAGTGGCATTGTATCGTCAAGGCAAATTCCGCGAAGTGAAATTGGCTCGTCAGCAAAAAGCGAAATTGGAAAACATGTTTACCAATATGGCAGAAGGCGATGTAGCAGAATTAAATGTGATCGTGAAAGCAGACGTACAAGGTTCTGTGGAGGCTATTTGCCAATCATTAGCTGAGCTTTCAACCGCAGAAGTGAAAGTGAAAGTCGTCGGCTCTGGCGTGGGCGGTATCACGGAAACCGATGCGACTTTAGCGGCAGCCTCAAATGCGATTGTACTTGGCTTTAACGTACGTGCCGATGCAACTGCTCGCCGTGTAATCGAAAGTGAAAACATCGATTTACGTTACTATTCAATCATTTATGAATTGCTTAACGAAATCAAAGCGGCCATGAGCGGTATGTTACAACCTGAATTCAAGCAAGAAATCATCGGCTTGGCAGAAGTGCGTGATGTCTTCCGTCACCCGAAATTTGGTGCAATCGCAGGTTGTATGGTAACGGAAGGTATTGTTAAACGTAACAATCCAATTCGTGTATTGCGTGATAACGTGGTTATTTTTGAAGGCGAACTCGAATCTCTCCGCCGTTTCAAAGATGACGTTAGCGAAGTGCGTAACGGTATGGAATGTGGTATCGGTGTGAAAAACTACAACGATGTAAAAGTCGGTGACCAAATCGAAGTCTTTGAAGTGGTTGAAGTCAAACGAACTATCTAA
- the nusA gene encoding transcription termination factor NusA has translation MSKEILLAAEAVSNEKLLPKDAIFEALETALAISTKKKAAADRDDARSTGIDIDVRVSINRKTGEFTTFRRWLVVEEVRSQTKEISLEAAQFEDPNIQLGDFIEDEIESIAFDRITMQTARQVISTKIREAERNKVIDQFRSQLGSIITATVKKVSRDQIILDLGNQAEAVIVREDMLPRENFRPGDRLRGVLYQIKPESKGPQLFVTRAKPIMLQELFKLEVPEIGEEIIEIKGASRDPGSRAKIAVKTHDKRIDPVGACVGMRGARVQAISNELGGERVDIVLWDDNPAQFVINAMAPADVSSIVVDEDNHSMDIAVESTALAQAIGRNGQNVRLATQLTGWTLNVMTTEDLDKKHQAEDNKVIDLFVSSLEIDEEFAHILIEEGFTSLEELAYVPVSELTAIDGLEDEDLVEELQTRAKNVLTAQALAEEEALKQAHIEDKLLNLEGMDRHIAFKLAEKQITTLEALAEQGVDDLADIEELSAEKAGELIMAARQICWFS, from the coding sequence ATGAGTAAAGAGATTTTATTAGCCGCTGAAGCGGTTTCAAATGAAAAATTATTACCAAAAGATGCGATTTTTGAAGCGTTAGAAACCGCATTAGCGATTTCAACCAAGAAAAAAGCCGCCGCTGATCGTGACGATGCTCGCTCAACGGGAATCGACATTGACGTGCGTGTATCAATCAATCGCAAAACAGGTGAATTTACCACTTTCCGTCGTTGGTTAGTGGTGGAAGAGGTACGTAGTCAAACCAAAGAAATCAGCTTGGAAGCAGCACAATTTGAAGATCCAAACATTCAATTAGGCGACTTTATTGAAGATGAAATTGAATCGATCGCCTTTGATCGCATCACGATGCAAACCGCTCGCCAAGTGATTAGTACCAAAATTCGTGAAGCGGAACGTAATAAAGTGATCGACCAATTCCGTTCACAACTCGGTTCAATCATTACCGCAACGGTGAAAAAAGTCAGCCGTGATCAAATCATTTTAGATTTAGGCAACCAAGCCGAAGCGGTGATTGTGCGTGAAGATATGTTACCTCGCGAAAATTTCCGTCCAGGCGACCGCTTGCGTGGCGTGCTTTACCAAATTAAACCAGAATCGAAAGGTCCACAACTGTTTGTAACTCGTGCCAAACCGATTATGTTGCAAGAGTTATTCAAATTAGAAGTGCCTGAAATTGGTGAAGAAATTATCGAAATCAAAGGGGCAAGCCGTGACCCTGGTTCACGTGCGAAAATTGCCGTGAAAACGCATGATAAACGTATCGATCCAGTTGGTGCTTGCGTAGGGATGCGTGGAGCACGTGTTCAAGCGATCAGCAATGAATTAGGCGGTGAGCGTGTGGATATCGTGCTTTGGGACGACAATCCAGCTCAGTTTGTGATTAACGCCATGGCACCAGCGGATGTTAGTTCAATCGTAGTTGATGAAGACAATCACTCAATGGATATTGCAGTGGAATCAACGGCATTAGCTCAAGCGATTGGTCGTAATGGTCAAAACGTACGTTTAGCAACTCAATTAACTGGCTGGACATTAAACGTAATGACCACCGAAGACTTGGACAAAAAACACCAAGCAGAAGATAACAAAGTAATTGACTTGTTCGTTTCCAGTCTCGAAATTGACGAAGAATTTGCACATATCTTAATTGAAGAAGGCTTTACCAGCCTTGAAGAATTGGCGTATGTACCAGTAAGCGAATTGACAGCAATTGACGGCTTAGAAGACGAAGATCTCGTTGAAGAATTACAAACCCGTGCAAAAAATGTATTAACGGCTCAAGCCCTTGCGGAAGAGGAAGCGTTAAAACAAGCACATATTGAAGATAAATTACTCAACCTAGAAGGTATGGATCGTCATATCGCGTTCAAGTTGGCAGAAAAACAGATCACCACATTAGAAGCCCTTGCAGAGCAAGGTGTGGATGATTTAGCGGATATTGAAGAGCTTTCGGCAGAAAAAGCAGGCGAGTTGATTATGGCGGCACGTCAAATTTGTTGGTTTAGTTAA
- the rimP gene encoding ribosome maturation factor RimP produces the protein MATLEQKLQDLVLDSIEAMGFELVGIECQRAGRFLTVRLYIDKEGGVTIDDCSDVSRQVSAIFDVEDPITDKYNLEVSSPGLDRPLFTLEHFQRFVEHDVVIHLRIPMLDRRKWQGKLVAVEGDLITLNVEGSPQTFAFGNIQKANLVPVFNF, from the coding sequence TTGGCAACCTTAGAACAAAAATTACAAGATCTTGTGCTGGATTCCATTGAAGCAATGGGGTTTGAGTTAGTCGGGATTGAATGTCAGCGTGCGGGTCGTTTTTTAACGGTGCGTTTATATATTGACAAAGAAGGCGGTGTAACTATTGATGATTGCAGTGATGTGAGCCGTCAGGTGAGTGCGATTTTTGATGTGGAAGATCCGATTACGGATAAATATAACTTGGAAGTGTCATCACCAGGTTTAGATCGCCCACTGTTTACACTCGAACATTTCCAACGTTTTGTTGAGCATGATGTGGTGATTCACTTACGCATTCCGATGCTCGATCGCCGTAAATGGCAAGGCAAATTAGTGGCAGTAGAAGGCGATTTAATCACCTTAAATGTGGAAGGCAGCCCACAAACTTTTGCCTTCGGTAATATTCAAAAAGCGAATTTAGTTCCCGTATTTAATTTCTAG